A genomic region of Caulobacter sp. NIBR2454 contains the following coding sequences:
- the ruvC gene encoding crossover junction endodeoxyribonuclease RuvC, with amino-acid sequence MAEHMTNAIRILGLDPGLRRTGWGVIVMDGSRLTHVAHGVIAPDEAAAFATRLLTLFEGIEAVIAAHAPDEAAVEETFLNTNAQSSLKLGHARAAALIAPARAGLPVAEYASRHVKKAVVGTGAADKDQIGFMIARILPAASGVAADAADALAVAIAHAHARGRAAEPVTTRAPVRSRKGSSGAAWEAALAARGVR; translated from the coding sequence ATTGCGGAACACATGACGAACGCGATTCGCATTCTCGGGCTCGATCCCGGCCTCCGGCGCACCGGCTGGGGCGTCATCGTCATGGACGGCTCGCGCCTGACCCATGTGGCCCACGGGGTCATCGCCCCCGACGAGGCCGCGGCCTTCGCGACCCGCCTGCTGACCCTGTTCGAGGGGATCGAGGCGGTGATCGCCGCGCACGCCCCCGACGAGGCGGCGGTGGAGGAGACCTTCTTGAACACCAACGCCCAATCCAGCCTCAAGCTTGGCCACGCCCGGGCCGCGGCCCTGATCGCGCCCGCCCGGGCCGGACTGCCCGTGGCCGAATACGCCAGCCGCCACGTCAAGAAGGCGGTGGTCGGCACCGGCGCCGCCGACAAGGACCAGATCGGCTTCATGATCGCCCGCATCCTGCCCGCCGCCAGCGGAGTCGCGGCCGACGCCGCCGACGCCCTGGCCGTGGCCATCGCTCACGCCCACGCCCGTGGCCGGGCCGCCGAGCCCGTCACGACCCGCGCGCCTGTCCGATCCCGCAAGGGCTCGTCCGGCGCGGCCTGGGAAGCGGCGCTCGCCGCCCGGGGGGTGCGATGA
- the ruvA gene encoding Holliday junction branch migration protein RuvA — protein MIGRLRGAVAEVGEEEALIDVMGVGYVVRCGSRTLGRLPALGEETLLHIESQWSESAGLRLYGFGTREDRRAFVLLQAIQGVGPKAAMAVLDVLTPAELAGAVAREDKAAVGRAQGVGPKLALRIVTELKDKPITDGPISFSSSAAPSPVAAKPSASGEAVVGLMGLGIAEAQARRVVEAAAIRLGEEADVSALIKAGLQELGR, from the coding sequence ATGATCGGCCGTCTGCGCGGCGCCGTCGCCGAGGTGGGCGAGGAAGAGGCCCTGATCGACGTCATGGGCGTCGGCTATGTGGTCCGCTGCGGCTCACGCACGCTTGGCCGCCTGCCGGCTCTGGGCGAGGAGACCCTGCTGCACATCGAAAGCCAGTGGAGCGAGAGCGCCGGCCTGCGCCTGTACGGCTTTGGCACCCGCGAGGATCGCCGCGCCTTCGTCCTGCTGCAGGCGATCCAGGGCGTGGGTCCCAAGGCCGCCATGGCGGTGCTGGACGTGCTGACCCCCGCCGAACTGGCCGGCGCCGTGGCGCGCGAGGACAAGGCCGCCGTCGGCCGCGCCCAGGGCGTGGGTCCCAAGCTGGCGCTGCGCATCGTCACCGAGCTGAAGGACAAGCCGATCACCGACGGGCCGATCAGCTTCTCGTCGTCGGCCGCCCCGTCGCCCGTCGCCGCCAAACCGTCCGCTTCGGGCGAGGCCGTGGTCGGCCTGATGGGCCTGGGCATCGCCGAGGCGCAGGCCCGCCGCGTGGTCGAGGCCGCCGCCATCCGCCTGGGCGAGGAGGCTGACGTCTCGGCCCTGATCAAGGCCGGTCTGCAGGAGCTTGGCCGGTGA
- the ruvB gene encoding Holliday junction branch migration DNA helicase RuvB — protein MTRIVSGEQAPLEASDKALRPQTLAEFVGQAQAKANLKIFIEAARGRGEALDHVLLFGPPGLGKTTLAQIVARELGVNFRATSGPVLAKAGDLAAILTNLEANDVLFIDEIHRLPPNVEEILYPAMEDHVLDLVIGEGPSARSIRIDLAPFTLVAATTRAGMLATPLRDRFGIPVRLEFYTHEELKHVLLHGARKMGAPLAEDGAMEIAARARGTPRVAGRLLRRVRDFATADGATVIDKGHASRALARLEVDEVGLDSLDRRYLRALIEHYNGGPAGVETLAYAIAEARDAVEDVIEPYLMQQGFIQRTPRGRVACAKAYLHIGLTPPPQPTPQGGLFE, from the coding sequence GTGACGCGCATCGTCTCCGGCGAGCAGGCCCCGCTCGAAGCCTCGGACAAGGCCCTGCGGCCCCAGACCCTGGCCGAGTTCGTGGGCCAGGCGCAGGCCAAGGCCAATCTGAAGATCTTCATCGAGGCCGCGAGGGGCCGGGGCGAGGCCCTGGATCATGTGCTGCTGTTCGGACCTCCGGGGCTGGGCAAGACCACCCTGGCCCAGATCGTGGCCCGCGAGCTGGGCGTGAATTTCCGCGCCACCAGCGGCCCGGTCCTGGCCAAGGCCGGGGACCTGGCGGCGATCCTGACCAATCTGGAAGCCAACGACGTCCTGTTCATCGACGAGATCCACCGCCTGCCGCCGAACGTGGAGGAGATCCTCTATCCGGCCATGGAGGATCACGTGCTGGATCTGGTGATCGGGGAGGGGCCGTCGGCCCGCTCGATCCGTATCGATCTGGCGCCCTTCACCCTGGTGGCCGCGACCACGCGGGCCGGGATGCTGGCCACGCCGCTGCGCGACCGTTTCGGCATTCCGGTGCGGCTGGAGTTCTATACGCACGAGGAGCTCAAGCACGTCCTGCTGCATGGGGCCCGCAAGATGGGCGCGCCCCTGGCGGAGGACGGCGCCATGGAGATCGCGGCCCGCGCTCGCGGCACGCCCCGCGTGGCCGGCCGTCTGCTGCGCCGGGTGCGCGACTTCGCCACCGCCGACGGGGCGACCGTCATCGACAAGGGCCACGCCTCGCGCGCCCTGGCCCGGCTGGAGGTGGACGAGGTCGGTCTCGATAGCCTGGACCGCCGCTATCTGCGCGCGCTGATCGAGCACTACAACGGCGGCCCGGCGGGTGTTGAGACCCTGGCCTACGCCATCGCCGAGGCCCGCGACGCGGTCGAGGACGTGATCGAGCCCTATCTGATGCAGCAGGGCTTCATCCAGCGCACCCCACGCGGCCGCGTGGCCTGCGCCAAGGCCTACCTCCACATCGGCCTGACCCCGCCGCCCCAGCCAACCCCGCAGGGCGGGCTGTTCGAATGA
- a CDS encoding FtsW/RodA/SpoVE family cell cycle protein, producing the protein MTGRPAAQLWALLALQIGLTLAASLLAIRAAGASSLMLAVQAGAGVVAVILLIAAARWAPARDGAQTTLVMAVCLGVLILTLLFGITVDGATRWIAIGPLLLHLASIFLPAAVWTFALRPATLPSLLLCAGIAAVLAAQPDGGAAVAFALAVVARLWVHRARLDLASAAVALIAAVWAWTRPDSLLAVSYVEEVVSTAFAALPVVGVFAGLMLALLPAPFLIAGFKTTSAAPLALGALWGGFILAGIFGNFPTPVIGYGASPLLGWCVSFGLLLAHLAGAKASLSAEGRP; encoded by the coding sequence ATGACCGGCCGGCCGGCGGCTCAGCTCTGGGCGTTGCTGGCCTTGCAAATCGGCCTGACGCTGGCGGCTTCGCTGCTCGCCATCAGAGCCGCGGGCGCTTCATCTCTCATGTTGGCGGTTCAGGCTGGGGCAGGGGTCGTCGCCGTCATCCTGCTCATCGCCGCCGCCCGATGGGCCCCGGCGCGGGACGGCGCCCAGACGACGCTGGTCATGGCGGTCTGCCTGGGCGTGCTGATCCTGACCCTTCTGTTCGGCATCACGGTCGATGGCGCGACCCGGTGGATCGCCATCGGCCCGCTGCTGCTCCATCTGGCATCTATTTTCCTTCCAGCGGCGGTCTGGACCTTCGCCTTGCGCCCCGCCACCCTGCCGAGCCTTCTGCTCTGCGCCGGGATCGCCGCCGTGCTCGCCGCGCAGCCGGATGGCGGTGCGGCGGTCGCCTTCGCCTTGGCGGTCGTAGCTCGGCTTTGGGTTCATCGAGCACGTCTCGACCTCGCCTCCGCCGCCGTGGCCCTTATTGCGGCGGTTTGGGCCTGGACGCGGCCGGACAGCCTGCTGGCGGTCAGCTACGTGGAGGAAGTGGTCTCGACCGCCTTCGCGGCCTTGCCGGTGGTCGGGGTGTTCGCCGGCCTGATGCTGGCGCTGCTGCCGGCGCCCTTCCTGATTGCGGGCTTTAAGACGACGTCGGCCGCACCCCTGGCGCTAGGCGCCCTCTGGGGCGGCTTCATCCTGGCCGGGATCTTCGGCAACTTCCCGACGCCGGTGATTGGCTATGGCGCCTCGCCCCTTCTGGGCTGGTGCGTTTCGTTTGGCCTGCTGCTGGCGCATCTAGCCGGGGCCAAGGCCTCCTTGTCAGCCGAGGGACGCCCATGA
- the ybgC gene encoding tol-pal system-associated acyl-CoA thioesterase: MTEPTSGALHGREHHLPVRIYYEDTDFTGVVYHANYLRYFERGRSDFLRLAGVSHTDLAEREDPAAFVVVRMEIDFKRPAKVDDALTVVTLYDAVKGPRLLVTQRIMRGEELIAQAAVEAACITMDGRPRRPPAGLVERLSPLFAKQA; encoded by the coding sequence ATGACCGAGCCCACCTCCGGCGCCCTGCATGGGCGCGAGCATCATCTTCCGGTGCGGATCTACTACGAGGACACCGATTTCACCGGGGTCGTCTATCACGCCAACTACCTGCGCTATTTCGAGCGGGGGCGGAGCGATTTCCTGCGTCTGGCGGGGGTGTCGCATACCGACCTGGCGGAGCGCGAGGACCCCGCCGCCTTTGTCGTCGTGCGCATGGAGATCGACTTCAAGCGCCCGGCCAAGGTGGACGACGCCCTGACGGTGGTGACCCTGTACGACGCCGTCAAAGGCCCGCGGTTGCTGGTGACCCAGAGGATCATGCGAGGCGAGGAGCTGATCGCTCAGGCGGCGGTGGAGGCGGCCTGCATCACCATGGACGGCCGTCCAAGGCGCCCGCCGGCCGGACTTGTGGAACGCCTGTCACCCTTGTTCGCTAAGCAGGCCTGA
- the tolQ gene encoding protein TolQ, with the protein MDTAAAANFSFLHLFMQADWIIKLVMIGLGLASLWSWAVILDKTFKFMTLNREADRFEEKVSGGRSLEDVAAEAGTSPTQPLPRMLVGALKEWRDARAKGRMDDAQTAMLITRIDRTLDNTIARETSKAEDGLGLLAIVATASPFIGLFGTVWGIMNAFQAIAAEKNTSLAVVAPAIAEALFATALGLIAAIPAYIAYNKFSTDAAKFGGRLENFADDLSTAIQRRLAER; encoded by the coding sequence ATGGACACCGCAGCCGCCGCCAACTTCTCGTTCCTGCACCTGTTCATGCAGGCCGACTGGATCATCAAGCTGGTGATGATCGGGCTGGGCCTGGCCTCGCTCTGGTCCTGGGCGGTGATCCTGGACAAGACCTTCAAGTTCATGACCCTCAACCGCGAGGCTGACCGCTTCGAGGAAAAGGTCAGCGGCGGGCGCTCGCTGGAAGACGTCGCGGCCGAAGCAGGGACCAGCCCGACCCAGCCTCTGCCCAGGATGCTGGTCGGGGCGCTGAAGGAATGGCGCGACGCCCGCGCCAAGGGCCGCATGGACGACGCCCAGACGGCCATGCTGATCACCCGCATCGACCGCACCCTGGACAACACCATCGCCCGCGAGACGTCCAAGGCCGAGGACGGCCTGGGCCTGCTGGCCATCGTGGCCACCGCCTCGCCGTTCATCGGCCTGTTCGGCACGGTCTGGGGCATCATGAACGCCTTCCAGGCGATCGCCGCCGAGAAGAACACCTCCCTGGCCGTGGTCGCCCCGGCTATCGCCGAAGCCCTGTTCGCCACGGCTCTTGGCCTGATCGCCGCCATCCCGGCCTATATCGCCTACAACAAGTTCTCGACCGACGCGGCCAAGTTCGGCGGCCGGCTGGAGAACTTCGCCGACGACCTTTCGACCGCGATCCAGCGCCGCCTGGCGGAGCGCTGA
- the tolR gene encoding protein TolR, whose translation MGMSSHDAFSTNSGRGRRRRGRRRGALSEINVTPLVDVMLVLLIIFMISAPLLTAGVEVELPKTEAGAMQDQKEPLTVSIRQDGAVFVGETQIAFAELAPRLNEMAGEGSETPIFVRADGRAAYEIVAQVMASLSTSGFTKINLVTETGGPSSGASADSPEAP comes from the coding sequence ATGGGCATGTCCTCCCACGACGCCTTCTCGACCAACAGCGGTCGGGGCCGGCGCCGGCGGGGCCGCCGTCGCGGCGCCCTGTCGGAGATCAACGTCACGCCGCTGGTGGACGTGATGCTGGTGCTGCTGATCATCTTCATGATCAGCGCCCCGCTGCTGACCGCCGGGGTCGAGGTCGAACTGCCCAAGACCGAAGCGGGCGCCATGCAGGACCAGAAGGAGCCGCTGACGGTCTCCATCCGCCAGGACGGCGCGGTGTTCGTGGGCGAGACCCAGATCGCCTTCGCCGAACTGGCCCCGCGCCTGAACGAGATGGCGGGCGAAGGCTCGGAGACCCCGATCTTCGTGCGGGCCGATGGCCGCGCCGCCTATGAGATCGTCGCCCAGGTCATGGCCTCGCTGTCCACGTCGGGCTTCACCAAGATCAACCTCGTCACCGAGACGGGCGGGCCGTCCTCCGGCGCGTCGGCGGACAGCCCCGAGGCGCCTTAA
- a CDS encoding energy transducer TonB, whose product MARERSNRTPFLAGSLILHAAVIGSMFVSWPWMTKKMVVASVPVTIVAEGPTNVRPAVQGPEDLAAQTEDPQPDATPEPVAPPAPVPEPAPPTPSPRPSQQPVPKKQTPAPAPQKPQQKPNQAKPKEDSFDLDALAASINKGRKPAGKPNSGAQRGPSRAETAVQARPAAGAATGMTASQLATLGAQLERLWNPNCEVEGGADVNLVVQATISSTGQLVGQPRVTSGLTGNPITQAAATRAVSAFGRAAPFSVPPGFRQQAISFRFNAKSACS is encoded by the coding sequence ATGGCGCGTGAACGGTCCAACCGCACGCCGTTCCTGGCAGGGTCGCTGATCCTGCATGCGGCGGTGATCGGCTCGATGTTCGTCTCCTGGCCCTGGATGACCAAGAAGATGGTCGTCGCCTCGGTGCCGGTGACCATCGTCGCCGAAGGCCCGACCAACGTGCGCCCGGCTGTCCAGGGCCCGGAAGACCTGGCCGCCCAGACCGAGGACCCGCAGCCCGACGCCACGCCCGAGCCGGTGGCTCCGCCCGCCCCCGTGCCGGAGCCCGCGCCGCCGACCCCGTCCCCGCGTCCCTCGCAGCAGCCGGTTCCGAAAAAGCAGACCCCGGCTCCCGCGCCGCAAAAGCCGCAGCAGAAGCCCAACCAGGCCAAGCCCAAGGAAGACAGCTTCGACCTGGACGCCCTGGCCGCCTCGATCAACAAGGGCCGCAAGCCGGCGGGCAAGCCGAACTCCGGCGCCCAGCGCGGACCGTCCCGCGCCGAAACCGCCGTGCAGGCGCGCCCGGCCGCCGGCGCGGCGACGGGCATGACCGCCTCGCAGCTCGCCACCCTGGGGGCCCAGCTGGAGCGCCTTTGGAACCCCAATTGCGAGGTCGAGGGCGGCGCGGACGTCAATCTGGTGGTGCAGGCGACGATCTCGTCCACCGGCCAGCTGGTCGGTCAGCCGCGCGTGACCAGCGGCCTGACCGGCAACCCCATCACCCAGGCGGCAGCCACTCGCGCGGTCTCCGCGTTTGGACGTGCGGCGCCCTTCTCGGTGCCGCCGGGCTTCCGCCAGCAAGCGATCTCCTTCAGATTCAACGCCAAGTCGGCCTGCTCATAA
- the tolB gene encoding Tol-Pal system beta propeller repeat protein TolB, which translates to MKARFAFLAVAAALVAGMAAPAVSRAQELVVDVNKGAVAPLPIAVPNFSGATRGGDIAQVITGNLERSGLFAPVAPSRFPAQNLDVNIQPVFENWKGVGAQALINGQVTVESDGRLRVDFRLWDVYAQQQLLGLQFSAPAENWRRIAHKISDAVYERLTGEKGYFDTRVVFVAESGSKLNRIKRLAIMDQDGANPNYLTDGSYIVMTPRFSSNSQEITYMALRPTGSSLYLFNLETGRQETLGRFPGMVFAPRFSPDGTKVAFSVERAGNSDIYVMDLRSRQSTRITTDPSIDTSPSFSPDGTKIVFNSDRGGAPQLYIMNADGSGARRISYGGGRYTTPVWSPRGDFIAFTKQGGGFSIGVMRPDGSDERILTSSSLEEGPTWAPNGRVIMFFRENGGGAKLWTVDITGRILRPAPYPGSGSDPAWSPLLD; encoded by the coding sequence ATGAAAGCCCGCTTCGCCTTCCTCGCCGTGGCCGCAGCCCTCGTGGCCGGCATGGCCGCGCCGGCCGTGTCGCGGGCGCAGGAACTCGTGGTCGACGTTAACAAGGGCGCGGTCGCGCCCCTGCCCATCGCCGTGCCCAACTTCTCCGGCGCGACACGCGGCGGCGACATCGCCCAGGTCATCACCGGCAATCTGGAGCGCTCGGGCCTGTTCGCGCCGGTCGCGCCGTCGCGCTTCCCCGCCCAGAACCTGGATGTGAACATCCAGCCGGTGTTCGAGAACTGGAAGGGCGTCGGCGCCCAGGCCCTGATCAACGGTCAGGTGACGGTGGAATCCGACGGCCGCTTGCGCGTCGATTTTCGCCTGTGGGACGTCTATGCCCAGCAGCAACTGCTGGGCCTGCAATTCTCCGCCCCGGCCGAGAACTGGCGCCGGATCGCCCACAAGATCAGCGACGCCGTCTATGAGCGGCTGACCGGCGAGAAGGGCTATTTCGACACCCGCGTGGTGTTCGTGGCCGAGAGCGGGAGCAAGCTGAACCGTATCAAGCGCCTGGCGATCATGGATCAGGACGGGGCCAACCCGAACTACCTGACCGACGGCTCCTACATCGTCATGACGCCCCGGTTCTCGTCGAACAGCCAGGAGATCACCTACATGGCGCTGCGGCCCACGGGGTCGAGCCTGTACCTGTTCAACCTGGAGACCGGCCGTCAGGAGACCCTTGGCCGCTTCCCCGGCATGGTGTTCGCGCCGCGCTTCTCGCCCGATGGAACGAAGGTGGCCTTCTCGGTCGAGCGGGCCGGCAACAGCGACATCTATGTGATGGACCTGCGCAGCCGCCAGTCGACGCGGATCACCACCGACCCCTCCATCGACACATCGCCGTCCTTCTCGCCCGACGGGACCAAGATCGTCTTCAACTCCGACCGGGGCGGGGCGCCGCAGCTCTACATCATGAACGCCGACGGCTCGGGCGCGCGCCGCATCTCCTATGGCGGCGGCCGCTACACCACCCCCGTGTGGAGCCCGCGCGGCGATTTCATCGCCTTCACCAAGCAGGGCGGCGGGTTCTCCATCGGCGTCATGCGGCCGGACGGCTCGGACGAGCGCATCCTGACCTCGTCGTCCCTCGAAGAGGGGCCGACCTGGGCCCCCAACGGCCGGGTGATCATGTTCTTCCGTGAAAACGGGGGCGGCGCGAAGCTGTGGACCGTGGACATCACTGGCCGCATCCTGCGTCCGGCGCCCTATCCAGGTTCAGGTTCAGACCCGGCGTGGTCGCCGCTGCTGGATTAA
- the pal gene encoding peptidoglycan-associated lipoprotein Pal: protein MSFNTKRAVKLALIGVAAATLAACASKPKPTPAAPEAPAPAPTAPAYPTTPPPPGPVTSGAVPGSVQDFVVNVGDRVYFDLDSYSVRADAEPVLAGQAAWLARYPAVKVRIEGNADERGTREYNLALGARRANAVRDFLVARGVATSRIETISYGKERPIDGGSGEDAWAKNRNAGTAITEGAR, encoded by the coding sequence ATGAGCTTCAACACCAAGCGCGCCGTTAAACTGGCGCTTATCGGCGTAGCCGCCGCAACTCTCGCCGCCTGCGCCTCGAAGCCCAAGCCGACCCCCGCGGCTCCCGAGGCTCCGGCTCCGGCCCCGACCGCTCCGGCCTATCCGACGACCCCGCCGCCTCCTGGTCCGGTGACCAGCGGCGCCGTTCCCGGCTCGGTCCAGGACTTCGTCGTCAATGTCGGCGACCGGGTCTATTTCGACCTCGACAGCTACTCGGTCCGCGCCGACGCCGAGCCGGTTCTGGCCGGCCAAGCCGCCTGGCTGGCCCGCTATCCGGCCGTGAAGGTCCGCATCGAAGGCAACGCCGACGAACGCGGCACCCGCGAATACAACCTGGCCCTCGGCGCCCGCCGCGCCAACGCCGTCCGCGACTTCCTGGTCGCCCGCGGCGTCGCCACCTCGCGCATCGAGACGATCTCCTACGGTAAGGAACGCCCGATCGACGGCGGTTCGGGCGAAGACGCCTGGGCCAAGAACCGTAACGCCGGCACCGCCATCACCGAAGGCGCGCGCTAA
- the ybgF gene encoding tol-pal system protein YbgF, whose amino-acid sequence MKLKSAAFAVLLATSALTSAAAIAQTPLPLEADPLDDRSARRVERMEKVVRELRSIVFQGRDTGKPVVVQPAETEAMIQTMATRVTDLEESLTRLNSQNETLGFDLTQAKREASDAKAQVAALTERLNAMEQKLAAATVAPAMAEPGEPGGLPMATDADPEAAFQSARQLLLNGDYDGAERAFAGFVEQHGDSPKGAEGRYWLAETLYVRQAYADAAGAYIGAIRGWPKTAWAPDAVVKLARSLAAMNRAADACKTLDELPKRYPNASAAVKSRAATTRTQAKCA is encoded by the coding sequence ATGAAGCTCAAGTCCGCCGCCTTCGCCGTCCTGCTCGCCACCTCCGCGCTGACCAGCGCGGCGGCCATCGCCCAGACCCCGCTGCCCCTGGAGGCCGATCCGCTGGACGACCGTTCCGCGCGGCGGGTCGAGCGCATGGAGAAGGTGGTCCGCGAGCTGCGGTCCATCGTCTTCCAGGGCCGCGACACCGGAAAGCCGGTGGTGGTCCAGCCGGCCGAAACCGAGGCCATGATCCAGACCATGGCCACCCGGGTCACGGACCTGGAGGAGAGCCTGACGCGCCTCAACAGCCAGAACGAGACGCTGGGCTTTGACCTGACCCAGGCCAAGCGCGAGGCGTCCGACGCCAAGGCCCAGGTCGCCGCCCTGACCGAACGGCTCAACGCCATGGAGCAGAAGCTGGCCGCCGCGACGGTCGCGCCCGCCATGGCCGAACCGGGCGAGCCGGGCGGGCTGCCCATGGCCACGGACGCTGATCCGGAAGCCGCTTTCCAGTCGGCCCGCCAGCTGCTGCTGAACGGCGACTATGACGGCGCCGAGCGCGCTTTCGCTGGCTTCGTCGAGCAACACGGCGACAGCCCCAAGGGCGCCGAGGGGCGCTACTGGCTGGCCGAGACCCTGTATGTCCGCCAGGCCTATGCCGACGCCGCCGGCGCCTATATCGGCGCGATCCGCGGCTGGCCCAAAACCGCCTGGGCGCCCGACGCCGTGGTCAAGCTGGCTCGCTCGCTGGCGGCCATGAACCGGGCCGCCGACGCCTGCAAGACCCTGGACGAGCTCCCCAAGCGCTATCCGAACGCCTCGGCGGCGGTGAAGAGCCGCGCGGCGACCACCCGGACCCAGGCCAAGTGCGCCTGA
- the tilS gene encoding tRNA lysidine(34) synthetase TilS, whose product MRLTSALAAFDRRLLSDVSTPLAVAFSGGGDSLALLLIADDWAKAHGRRLVVLTVDHGLNRASADWTRRCAEVAARLGHTFRALSWTGDKPSSGLPAAARKARHALLAVAARDAGARVILLGHTADDLAEGAAMRAEGSTVSDPREWSPSPAWPQGRGMFLLRPLLGLRRAEIRDWLRDRGQDWIDDPANEDPRFARSRARASRPPLSEAEEPVSSGPAADPEAARWGLLRLPRDLGAHSLAAACLSAAGTDSPPRGERLERLMRQVHGGEAFTATLAGARIEGEGGGLSIARNAGEAARGGLAPMPLAPGQAAVWDGRFELIAQEPGFTVGPLRGLSAGLPPVQRLALKAVPAIARPALPIVFKMDGAIACPLLDGQTPVRVRALAAERHSAACGLTTREPA is encoded by the coding sequence GTGCGCCTGACGTCGGCGCTGGCGGCTTTTGACCGCCGGCTGCTGTCCGACGTCTCCACCCCGCTCGCCGTCGCCTTTTCGGGGGGCGGCGACTCCCTGGCCCTTCTGCTGATCGCCGACGACTGGGCCAAGGCCCACGGCCGGCGTCTGGTCGTCCTGACGGTCGATCATGGCCTCAATCGCGCCAGCGCCGACTGGACCCGCCGTTGCGCCGAGGTGGCGGCGAGGCTGGGCCATACGTTCCGAGCCCTGTCGTGGACCGGCGACAAGCCTTCCTCGGGCTTGCCCGCAGCCGCCCGCAAGGCCCGGCACGCCCTGCTGGCCGTCGCCGCCCGCGACGCTGGTGCGCGGGTGATCCTGCTGGGCCACACCGCCGACGACCTGGCCGAGGGCGCGGCCATGCGGGCCGAGGGCTCCACCGTCTCCGACCCCCGCGAATGGTCGCCGTCGCCGGCCTGGCCGCAGGGGCGAGGTATGTTCCTGCTGCGGCCGCTGCTGGGCCTGCGCCGGGCGGAAATCCGCGACTGGCTGCGCGACCGGGGCCAGGACTGGATCGACGACCCGGCCAATGAGGACCCCCGCTTCGCGCGCAGCCGCGCGCGCGCCAGCCGGCCGCCGCTGAGCGAGGCGGAGGAGCCGGTTAGCAGCGGCCCAGCCGCTGACCCCGAGGCCGCCCGCTGGGGCCTTCTGCGGCTTCCTCGCGACCTTGGCGCCCACAGCCTCGCCGCCGCCTGCCTGAGCGCCGCCGGGACGGACAGCCCGCCTCGCGGGGAGCGGCTGGAGCGCCTGATGCGCCAGGTCCATGGCGGCGAGGCGTTCACGGCGACCCTCGCGGGCGCCCGCATCGAGGGAGAGGGCGGCGGCCTTAGCATCGCCCGCAACGCCGGAGAGGCGGCGCGGGGCGGCTTGGCCCCCATGCCGCTCGCACCGGGTCAGGCCGCCGTCTGGGACGGCCGCTTCGAACTGATAGCGCAGGAGCCGGGGTTTACCGTCGGCCCGTTGAGGGGCCTGAGCGCCGGCCTGCCGCCCGTGCAACGGCTAGCCCTGAAAGCCGTCCCGGCCATCGCTCGGCCTGCTTTGCCCATTGTGTTCAAGATGGACGGGGCAATCGCCTGTCCGCTGCTGGACGGCCAAACCCCAGTACGTGTAAGGGCTCTGGCCGCAGAACGGCATTCGGCCGCCTGCGGCCTAACGACCCGCGAACCGGCCTGA